A region of the Cyprinus carpio isolate SPL01 chromosome A14, ASM1834038v1, whole genome shotgun sequence genome:
CCAACATCGGTCACCCTGCCAGAAGGCCGTGGCTTTGAGACTAGTTTGTTGTTTTAAAGCAGACCACAAATGACCCTTCAAATTGGTCGTTTTGGGATTGTTGCCACCAGCAGCTAGTTAAGAGCACTTCACTGTTTCCTTGCATGGGAAAATACAATACCCCTTTTCCATGACCTAAAAGAAATACTTTAAATGTCAAGATGTTTTTCTCTAAAACGCTTGATTATTAAAAGTGTATTAAGTGaattcactctaaaaaaaaataaataaataaaaatacagaaataatggCTTCGGGATCGTCGTGTCCTCCCAAGACTGGACAGTTTTCAGCTAATCACAGCTGGAGTTTTGAATTATACTGCTGCACACATTTATCTTTAGGGGTACTGCTGGTCTAATTTACATTTTGCTTTTGGCGGTGTTGGCTGATCGTAAACAAAGACAGGCCATCTCATTATCCTGTGGTTTTCTCTGTGAGGCTGCCATGTCGTCGGCGTCCTAAACTGCACCTGGACGTTTGGTAAGAATTACCTCTGGCATCCACTGACTTGACTTTTGGTTGGCACGGTTTGGAAATTTGGAAATGGGATGTGGACTGAATACCAAAACCTGAAACCCAGACGGCTCCTACAACTTGCGATGACCCATTAGAACATCAGAACGTGTCCAATttcttttaagtttgttttaaacCAAAGTGTTACATaatgtgaagctgtttttgcATTAATGCCAgacttaatttattataaataatcttATCTTTTGGTTTGCATCCATCAAATACCAAATAAGATAAAACAAGTTTTGaagaacatttcatttgaaaaagaaaCTTAGTTTGCTTAATTATCCAAAAATAggcatgaatatttaatatttaaatcattttttggtAGATTTCCAACAAAAACGGCTGTATTGTGATATTACACCATTACCATGAAGTGATTGATTTGAAGATTTTTGATATCTATTCTGAAGTGTTGCTAactttgttcaaaataaatcatAACTTACCTGTGTTTGGGGCTTCCCTGATGTCCCCGCTTTCTTGTCTGGAGAGCCGTTCTGCTTATCTGCACTTTTCTTCTTCTCTGGGGTCTGGAAAAATGGACAGAgcgaaaaaagagagagagacattgcAGATTAAAATGAGTTGAGAAAACATTTAACATGTGCCAAAGCTCCAGTCACCTGTCATGCTCCGTGATAGAATCATAACAGCGGATAATGTTTGTGAATTGAGTGATTGTGACAGCTTTGCTCTTGAGTGATGTAACACAATACACTTctcggatgtttttttttttttctttttttcagtcgGGCTATCAAGAGAGTCATGATGAAAGAGAGCAGTAATTTGTAGAAAGCACACCCTGTCTAGTCACGGCCTAAAGGGACCACAGGACACTGTCATTGCTCTATAACTCTATACCccagagagaaaaacagacagtggaagaaaagaaagataagggaaaaaaagtttgaaataaagaaatattctcTTTACACTTCCTATACACACCTTATAGACTCACACAACATTAGGCCTTATAAACAATACTGATCATGTAAATCGTCACCTTATAACTAGCTATATGTGTTTTTGTCAGGAACAaagttacagtatattataacACCTATTCttagtatacagtatatgccaattcattataatgcattacactACTTTGAACCTGAATAAACATGCATTATAATGCATCATAAATgtggttatatttatttattaaaaaggtaTATTAGCCCATAACGTTTCATTTGAACACTGTAGCATAAATTAACTATTATAAACAGACTTCATAGAAAGTGTTTCCAACGAAGTGAACAGTGAATGAATAAACATGTAAAAGACCTGATGGGTCAAAGCCAGATCTCGAGGCGGctaaagtgtgtgagtgtgtaaaagGCCTGTTGGTTCAAAGACAGACCTCGGGATGGCTAAAATGTCTCAATGAGTGATGTGGAGTGTGAGACAGAAGTGCTCGTCTGTCGTCCCTCCTCGGGGCAGGAATCAGTCCTCACAGAGCAGGTATGTACCCGCTTTGATCTCTAAACACACTGTCACGCGCtctcaaacatttaaatacacacacacacaaacagcagggctattagtttttattatggttgtcaatttcagtttatttccacTGCGTTTTATTGGTGCATAAATAGTTTAGATTTAGATTTGAACTACATTCACTTACATGCATTTTAGGTTATATAgacttcttatttttattttttttatgtttctgaaataagGGGTTATCCAATCAtgagtacagtaaaaacagtaataatgtaaaatattattacaatttaaaatatctgttttccatttaaatatgttttttaaatgtaatttattcctgtgatgcaaagacgaattttcagcgtcataactccagtcttcagtgtcacatgctgatttgctgctcaagaaacatgtctaagTATCATGTTCAAAACAGCTgtactgcttaattttttttttctggaaaccatgacacatttttcaagattctttgatgaatagaaagctgaaaaaaatatatttgatcatttatttgaaaaatgtaatatgtccttgctgaatgaaagtattaatttcttattcatACATTAATCTTCTGACCCCAAACAAGCAAGTGGTGGGTAGACAGGTGAAGTCAGACTGTCTGCGAATCTTAACAGTGTACATGTGATCATTACGATCCAGACAGAAAACAGACGGATGAAGAAAGCATGCAAACAAGATATGATAAAGATGATAAAACACTGAGGTGACATGAGGGAGGAAGACTATGTATTATAcgaagagacagacagaatgtCATGTGCTCTCATTGTGGATGGGATAATAACAGGTGGTGATGAATATGTGATGAGGCAACATCCTGTGTCTCAGGCAGAGACTGGCACCTGCTGGTCACTATGGGGTTCACTTGGTTTCATTCTGGACAGCAGCGCTAATGTGCAGCAATGTAACAGTAtagttcaaaagtatggggtcagtaggtttttttctgaataaattaataattttatttagcaaggatgcattatattgttcCAATATGACAATAAATGACTTTTcataatgttacataagatttcaATATGTttagaataaatgctgttcttttaaactttcgaattcatcaaagaattctgaaaaccaaatgtatcaaggtttctaCACAAATGTTAAGCAAACAGTTTTTAACTgtgaaaataacatgaaatatttcttgaggagcaaatctgcatatcagaatgatttctgaaggatcatgtgacactgaagactggcgtaatgatgctgaaaattcagctttgcatcacaggaataaattacattttaaaatattttaaaacaaaacacaatattttaaaatgcaataatattttgaaatattaatgctttactgcatttttgattaaataaatgcagctttggcaagcataagaaacttctttccaaaacattacaaattttaccaaccccaaacttttgaacggtagtgtaataCACAGCATTTCCTCTTTCCTGATTGTATAAATGGAAAGAAGTGGCAAGACTCACTTTTTGAGGGGTTTTGATGGGGCTCTTTTCAACAGGGTTTTCATCGTCTCTAAAAAGTATGACAGCAAAACAATGCAAACGTTTATCAAacgaacaaaaatataaatgatccTCTCAAAGTGAATTCTTGTTTACTGAGTGTAAaaactagggctgccccctaatagtcgattaactgttacattttattattcacttATTTGCAgggaccaaaaaaagaaaagatccaCAGGAAGTGGCGAAGTCATTATTAACAGCTGGTCTGTGTGGTAATTACAGTACAAAGGTCAGGACATTCAAATGGTTGTTTCGTTTAGAATCTCAAATGTGGCTTACCATCTGAAAAATGCAAGTAGTAGCATCATTACATAAcgttaacctagaaaaatgtgcgTTATTCAAGTGTTTGTATGTAAGCTGTATTTAAGCtgcatttaacttaaaatacaaatttttggtcatacagataagagtaatatatcttttgaatctgtaaaaggtctatttgtgtgcactcacaataaaaacaacacattgttcttttgtaaaatgataaaagcaAACAGGTTGCACTTTCTGCTGTCtaggtctctgtgaacttgagcgcgtcaaaaaaaaaacaactgcaaaatatatctatagaaagcaaattgtctacttttaaatgaaccaattcaaaatagGAAACAAATATTTTCAGCTCCATGTAATCTGTATGAACATGTACAGCCACTGTGGAGATGATGAGTCAGTGTCGTCGACTTCATCACTGCAGccgaaaattattatttattattatttattaatgagttatTACAATGTTAAGTCAGTCTTCTTGCTGTTTTTCCCCTGAcgcattcataatcattacttctgcagTGCACTGTGGCAAGATTTATGTGTGCGCTTGAGCACTGATAGGctataggcaattaaaggctcattattatgaattatatagtttattaatataaacatgagTAGTCGACTAAATGAACCATTAGTCGATCAGAAAAATCTTAAGTCAAGGGCAGCCCTAGTAAAAACCTTTCAAAAGAGCACAAATTTACACTGAACAAACATGAGTTCTcactcttcatcatcatcatcgtcgtcgtcatcatcatcatcatcctcatcactATCCTCATCCTCGTCTTCATCTGTGTCCATTTTCAGCTTTTTCTGAAATGACAGAACCAAATCATTGGAAACAGAActaagtaaatatatatgaaactgAGTGCTCTGGCAGTAATACCTGAATTGAAGTGACTTGTGAGATGCTAGAGAAAAGTGTAACATactatctttttttaaaaacatttattaatgcattaaattgtatCTTCTTTATTTTACCGCGGGTAAATCACAACAACAACCcttaactctaaaaaaaaaaaacactgtaagtgACAGCCTCTCGTGGCTTACTGCTTCAGTAAGAATTCTGGGATCATTTCAACACTCCGACAAAAGATTTCAAACAGACTCCCTGTGTATCATATCGATGACAAGCTGTTGCTTGTCTCAGACACTTATCTAGAGGATTAAGTGTGTATTGAACAATGTGCCTCTTTATTGAGATTCCACAAAAGTCAACAGGGCAACCTCACAGTTTCTCTTTAAATATTTCTCAACACCCACTTACCCTTAACCCTTTTCATGTCTTATTAACAAAAGAAGGTACCACGTTCTGTGATAAATACACCGCAAAAatgatcttatttttatttttatttatattttttttatttacatgtatatgtgtttgtgatttaaattattattttttgtaggaAAAATCTTAAAagggaaaattagattttttttcttactccattgatagttttttttttcttgttttaagaatgaaACTCTTAATGTTgacatttcagaaaacaagacttaatactgtatattaaatcattttgcttttcaagtagtTGTATCTTGATCTAAGAAAAATGTCAAGTAAGATTTTTATATTAAGCATCTATctctgtttatatttaaattaagacttttttaaaaccaaagtgtaatgcatcaaaaacagtcataatttagtAGCCTTTAATGAATTGTGTGGAAACAGCATTATTTGATGTGTGGTTAAAGACAGATCACCTGAGGCACTTTTGCAAGGGTCATGTTGGACGGTCTCTTCACTGGTGATGTATtattctcctcctcttcctcatcctcatcatctgATTCCTTCACACCTGAGCACACCACAGAGATCTCTAGACATCAGTAACTgtggtttaaataaaaacaaaacaacttcatGTCCGAGTTTGTATGACAAAACCAATCTGACTTATGTAAGTGGAGGCCTAAATGCTGCACTCGTTTAATATCCGGAGAATAGAACTGACATGCTGAAAGTGTCTGAACAGCATGTGCAAACATATGGAAGCGATCATATCAGAGAAAATGGTGTTACATGGTGCCGGTTCATTCATTTggagtccatgtggagagagaaGGGCCCTTTAGGACGGCCGGATTACTCCCATGGACGTCGCATCAAGCAGAAAGAAGAATTTCATCAGAGAGAAGAGAAGAACAAACAAGAGAGACAAAAGACACACCTGGGAAAGGGCTTTCCTGAACTCTTGGTTTTCAGTGGACGTGTTCAGTCATAACAAACGAGAAAAGACAAAAGGTACTCACTGACGAAATGCTGACCGCTGATGTAGACCGGCCCCGCTCCGGACTGCAGGCGGAAGGACACAGGAGGCGTGACCTCAAAACCTCCCAGACTTAGCTAAAGGGAACATGCAGACACACATATTGCTGTAATCCAAACCGAGCGAGAATGATCAAACACAACAAAAGCAAAACGTTTGCTTCACGCTCTACTTTTAGAACACAAtcgaacaaaaaaattaaacatcttGAAATGACCACACAGGCTCTGTTTTAAAACTTACCTAACCTTGGGtacaaaagtttagggtcagcaacagttttttttttttttttttttttttcagcatggatgccattaattgatcaaaagtgccagtacagacatttataatgttgcaaaagatttttatttcatctaaatgctgttcttttgaacttcctatagGAATGTatcctggtttccacaaaaatagtaagcagcacaactgttttaaacacttaagacaataagaaatgttttttgagcagcaaatctgcatattagaatgatttctgaagggtcatgagACAtggaagactggtgtaatggtgctgaaaattcagctttgcatcacaggaataaattacattttaaatctattaaaatagaaaacaattacttgaaattgtaataatatttaaaaattttactcttatcattgtatttttaatcagattaatgctgccttggttagcataagagacttccttcaaaaacaaacacacacacacaaaaaaaaaaaaaaaattgtagcattGCGTAAATGATTGGATATTAAAACATATACTACTAGGTGTTCTTTATCAGACGATTTGTTGCTGAAATCAGATTGTAAATGATTCCCACCACacaagcaaccaaaaaaaaaattgtttcccaGAAAGAATTCATAACTGGGTTCCGTCCTGATCATTCTATGCCAGAACATCCCAGACAGGCCTTCAGCTAAACATCAGCACATAATTGCGCAACTCGCGAAATGCAAGCCACGGCCAAAAATTCTGAATGAACATTCCACTGCACCAGGCAACAGCACTTGCATCGATGGCAACCAGATGTAAACAGCTGAGGGCGCGATGGTCTGCTTAATGCTTTAAATGACAGCTATGAAACTGTTGTAATTACACTGAATGGCGAACAATCCCTCATGTCCAAAATCATCTCAGATGATCCGTTTCAACACAAACGCTGACTGATGAGTTGATTGTCTCCTGAGAAATCGAGACAAAGCCTTGTAGTTAAGGTACAACTATTGCTCGAGTCAGATATCCTGGGGCGTTTGCTAATTTTGGGAttgaataaactgaataaaaccaAAGATATTACAGACAAGGTCTTACAGCTTACAAATATGGACAAAACAAATATGCGTGAAAATTAATACGCCACCATTAAAAACTCCACCCGCAGTACTAATCATACCAGCAGTTGGTATCTACTGTTCGCTCTGAGCCATAAAACATAGATTCCTTGCAGAGCTCTTTGGACATGCTCACATTTTCCATAGCTGATATAAAACAGAGGCGAATATGTGCTAATGTCATGGAGGGCTTGTGCCTGCTGTCCTGATGATGCAATGATGGCCCAGCCCCTTCCAAAAACAATCTGTCAATCACAACTTGACCAGCCTCGGCACAGCAGGAATTTTTATTAGTCACATTCTTCCAATACCATAAAACACCCATAACAGACATCCCTTCGCAGTATAAATCCATATATCAAGATGTCACTGAGGACATAATCGCACTTGGCTGCTagtaatctatttttattttacaaaatgaatTTGAGTAAACTTGTAGTATCATCTGCAATATTCATTTCTCTACCACATTACTTGAAAATTTTGTCTACCGCAAAATATGATTTGAAGTGAAAGTCTCTAAATTTAAGGATgctttggttacactttatggTGTCCTTTCAGATATAcaattaaggcaagacactacggCAAAATCACTTTTTTCATGCACTTGTAAGGTACTATGATTTTCAAATTTTTGACGAACAAATCAAAAGTAACGCCAAGTCATTTTACTTAAATCAGATCGCAATAGGagctagtgtctgtgaatattaaggtgcaaaaatactattgaaatatgaatcctgcatgttttgcgtgtctctgtgtgaatgaatggtgtCTCAATAAATGGAGAAGTGAACACATGAGTATagtctccagagctgctctgagagtcactttatgagcatttgaccattttattttagaaaaactcatcatatcatatacacacaaacaaatctcTTCACAGGAACCCAACAGAATAAAAGTCTGGTTAAACTttaagaaactgtgacagaaatatattacttttgtataGTTGAATGTACATCTTAATGTAATACTATCACTattctttaaataattattaaaacttaattttttttaaggaataataaatttttcttccatgttttcattttaacagtaCACGTTGTGCAGCACTTTATTTGCCCAAAAAAATTTTAAGGGTTTAATTTTCATTGGATTACAagacaaattaatgttttatgccttaattagattactgaaaagaaaaaaaattatcataaaacatatttcataccGTTTTGTTAAGCATCAAAATGGAGTCCAGGAAaatagaaagggaaaaaaaatggaatacagaaaaaattaagtgacgagaaaaattaataaatcagaatttagggaaaaaataaaacagatttcataaggCCCTACAGTGGTCAGTTGTGAGATTTTGGTCTATTTGGCTTCTCATAATgttttttcagactagtggaacAAAAACAAGGAAAATACAAGTGCTAATTATAttgaacttttaattttattgcaaatacaacacatatttttaaaggatgttttctaaaaaattgtttttcGCCTGCACTGTGGCAGAAATTTCCAGTAACTCTTACCTACAACAAACTTTAAATTTTATCCCTATCCATATTGAGAAGGATTTGTTCATATACTGTATcatttgccatatatatatatatatatatatatagatatatatatatatatatatatatatatatatatatatgtgtgtgtgtgtgtgtgtgtatgaacttGTCTCTATGTTCAGATTTCTATTCTGGAAATGGTGATGTCTATTAGTTAAATGTTCTATCCTACTCACCTGGGGGTATTTTTCCTTAAATACAGATTAATATTAATCATCAATGTGTAATTACAATAGTGTTAGGGTTAGAGTTTGGCTTAGGGTTAGTTGCTTGTAACTATGCATTATTCACTGTAATAAACCTCAGTCAATGTAGCggcatatttaattttaacaggaataaaaatgagactgtgagggactgaagtaCAGGAGTTCAATGGATTCTACGGTTGTGTAACAACATACCAGTACCAACTGTTTAGACAAAACGTCCTTCCAATAACTTAAATTAGAGAAAACGCTGTAAAAGCAGTTTTGGAAGTTGTAAAGATTAcatgatctaggacctttatacagtgtgtgctactgtaaaaactgtaagtCTATCCTTCATAGCCTTGTTTTCATCCACGTTAAATTCAATATGATGTCTAAATCAACGAAGGTCTACTACTATAGTAAGTACAAATAAAACGCATGAAAAGGATGCTGTAAATTAAAGAGTTACTGAACTGGTTATATCACAGAAATGGAGACTAGAACACTTACAGAGGGCAGAACGGATGGCTTCAGTACAGCAAGAGTGATTTTGGTCGTTTTGCCATCGTAAGTCAATCCCTCCATTTCCACGGTGTGGAATTTATCCTCCGCCTCAGCACCCAAACACACCTGAGAACAAAGGTGAAGAGAGGAAACTGGTTTGTTAATGTGAGTTTATGGGCAATCGAAATAATTCATCTATAATACGAATCATTGGCACAGTGATGACAAACACAGAGAACAATATTCCCAATTCAGAACTGAATCCAGTGTTATAAAATAGAATGTTATAAAACACCAGGATAGAATGTTATgctttagaatagaatagaatagaatagaatagaatagaatagaatagaatagaatagaatagaatagaatagaatatgcaGTTTCAGTCCTTCTTCAGTAAGTTTAATACTTTAGAAATATATGTAgagaatgagtaaaaaaaaaaaaaaacaataacttacAGCCACCGCTGAtttcagcacacacaaaaaaatatatcatatacagTAATCATGTATTTGTACAGGAGTAAAGGATTAATTAGGGTCTAAAATCATATATGGGATGGAATAGAAAGAACATTACTCTTACTAAAGTGCTACAGAAAAGGACAAATATACAGAACAAATAGATTAAAACAGAATAGAAGAGAACAGTTTACGACTCCACCTCAAAacttctacatttattttcaagGTAGGACTGATTAAACTACTCCATGCAGGACTGAATATCTGTGATACTGAGTAACTTTAATGACATTTCATTAATTCATCTTCCTCACCGCCTTGAGTGACAGCTGATGTTCAGCCTCATCATCATCCAACTCAACTTTGTGCTCTTTCTTACCAGCTTTCAATGAGCAACCTAAAGGAAGAagaatgttttattcattaatgttGTATACATGAAAGCAACAATCAACATCCACATACTATACTAGATCCTAGATAAAGGCTACAGACACGAAATCATAGTAAACAAAAGGGGAAAAGAAATACCCCTAAAGTTACACCTCTTGTCcatcatatatttgaaataaccaTGAAATGAACATTCGCGCTCATATGAGCATTAGGCTATAAACAAAGGCAAACTCAATGCATGAGGCTAGCTGCATTAGCCACAACTCTTTTATTGCACTGCAATGCTGCAAGCAGACGCATGCCATATGATTGCATAAATACTGATTACCGCATATGTATGATTATGCAACGTGAGGTTTTATTTCAGCTCACCAAATAAATACATCTGAGGTCGACTGGGGTCCTTAATGTTATCCTCCATTTTTGCGCCACAGAGGGTCCTGATACTCGTAGTTCCGGCTTGTGGATTGACACTTGAATGGACGAATGAAAGTGCTAGAGTGGGCGGCtattgtttgcaatttttttgtgtgcgtgCGCTTTCAGTACTCAATTTATCCACCAGATGACGCCATATAATAACTATTCAGCATACTTGCTCTGTTCATCTTTCCAGCCATTCTCCAAACAGCTTGTCCTGTAgtcttttttccccaaaataaaaCTGTAGgttttgttttaaagggatactccatcccaacatgaaaattttgtcattaatcacttacccccatgtcattccaaacccgtaaaagctttgttcatcttcagaacaatttaagatattttggatgaagacCGGGaggtgactgtcccatagactgccaggtaaataacactgtcaaggtccagaataGTATGAAatgcatcgtcagaatactccatctgccatcagtggttcaatcgtaacgttatgaagtggtgacaatactttttgtacacaaagaaaacaaagataagaactttattcaacaattcatctcctctgttgAACcactgaaatatcttaaattttgttctgaagatgaacaaagcttttacaagtttggaatgaatgaaatgaatcattttacaATTTTGGTTTGAGATTCGGTTTAGTGTTTGCTGAATGCTTTATTATGATGATTTAAGGCAATTTGACTTCCCAATCTTTCATCCAAATTTGATCACTTACTCTGTTGCTGAAACAATCCAAATAATTCCCACATCAAGTCTTGTTGTGGTTTCTCGTTGAATATCCTTTTTGATGTAAAATGCAATCCAAATATGATTCCATTGCATTAATGAATACATAAGGTGTCTCAACTACCTCACAGATAGACTAccactgaaataaacattaagaAATTACACCTGTCTCTGTGACACAACAAAGCTCTGTGAAAGGAAAAGGACAAtctttttagccaatcagaaacgcctgtcaatcattttgcgACCAGGGTTTGGTGACATCGGGTTGGCTGGCAGGTCGAGAGGGCGGGGTTTCAGTTGAGATTTACAAAGAGCCTAGTGttagaaaatgactaaaaatcgTTTACAATACAACACATACGTAGCTgactgaatttattaatttaaataaatctaaatgactGACGTGATGTCTCTGTTAAGTTCTATATTGATATAGTGATGGGGGAAGGCTTTTCGAAAACTTCCAGTTGcttcaaaaaatacaatacaataaaataaataaaataataaaaaaaaacgaataactGTATAAAAACCCTATGataaaaacatgtcaaaatacTACAAAATCATGCTAAAGACATCGGCTggttaaaactgtgtaaaaaaaaaaaaatgtgttgattgGCATGTTCTGCAAAATAATTGTGTAAGATTATGTAAAATAAGTGTAATCTATATTAGCAATACATAAAGATAACTTTGTAGCACTTTATTTGAGTACAAGCTTGAACAAAAGCCTATAGAAAATTCTACTAAATTTTTATGAACATAAATTCTAAAATTGATTCCAGGTCAGTTACTATAAGCTCcattaaatactttattaatagtaatttattaattagtaGAACATGCATGGTTTaccaaacagcttgtaaacactAACCTACCAAACAGAAT
Encoded here:
- the LOC109062316 gene encoding nucleophosmin-like isoform X1 — protein: MEDNIKDPSRPQMYLFGCSLKAGKKEHKVELDDDEAEHQLSLKAVCLGAEAEDKFHTVEMEGLTYDGKTTKITLAVLKPSVLPSLSLGGFEVTPPVSFRLQSGAGPVYISGQHFVSVKESDDEDEEEEENNTSPVKRPSNMTLAKVPQKKLKMDTDEDEDEDSDEDDDDDDDDDDDDEEDDENPVEKSPIKTPQKTPEKKKSADKQNGSPDKKAGTSGKPQTQTPQKVKDKSAAGPSGKTPSTPNLSEVKSKLTSTAKEGKPLPKTEQKFENYARSAFKISDKQVIKDLWNFLQSLKK
- the LOC109062316 gene encoding nucleophosmin-like isoform X2, whose protein sequence is MEDNIKDPSRPQMYLFGCSLKAGKKEHKVELDDDEAEHQLSLKAVCLGAEAEDKFHTVEMEGLTYDGKTTKITLAVLKPSVLPSLSLGGFEVTPPVSFRLQSGAGPVYISGQHFVSVKESDDEDEEEEENNTSPVKRPSNMTLAKVPQKKLKMDTDEDEDEDSDEDDDDDDDDDDDDEEDDENPVEKSPIKTPQKTPEKKKSADKQNGSPDKKAGTSGKPQTQTPQKVKDKSAAGPSGKTPSTPNLSEVKSKLTSTAKESAVDKGNWNYCKGHKKCEFTEVRPTPNDSPCSSRQQRSGSETE